From one Paeniglutamicibacter psychrophenolicus genomic stretch:
- a CDS encoding class I SAM-dependent methyltransferase codes for MQRDIAAIEEMERPDADPALLERTYAQFRLVNLVVSGWRGVYVRLVRPQLPRRGTGTILDIGCGGGDIALALLRWARADGYDVRVLGIDPDARAHDFSTRAAASAGCGEPGVEFRRATSSELVAEGASFDVVVSNHVLHHLDPPQLAGVLADSQRLARGLAIHSDIRRRRSALLLFGLATLPLAGSSYIRRDGLTSIRRSYTRDELSRVLPPGWQAHPQGPYRNLAIWHAEARMAP; via the coding sequence ATGCAACGGGACATCGCGGCAATCGAGGAAATGGAGCGCCCCGACGCGGATCCCGCCCTGCTCGAACGCACCTACGCCCAGTTCCGGCTGGTGAACCTCGTCGTTTCCGGGTGGCGCGGCGTCTATGTGCGCCTGGTCCGCCCGCAGCTGCCGCGCCGGGGAACCGGCACCATCCTGGACATCGGATGCGGCGGCGGGGACATCGCGCTGGCGTTGCTGCGCTGGGCGCGGGCCGACGGCTACGACGTCAGGGTCCTGGGCATCGACCCCGACGCCCGCGCCCACGATTTTTCCACCCGGGCAGCGGCGTCCGCCGGGTGCGGGGAACCGGGGGTCGAATTCAGGCGCGCCACGAGCTCGGAGTTGGTGGCCGAGGGTGCAAGCTTCGACGTGGTTGTCTCCAACCATGTGCTGCACCACCTCGATCCCCCGCAGCTGGCCGGCGTCCTGGCCGACAGCCAGCGCCTCGCCCGGGGCCTGGCGATCCACAGCGACATCCGGCGCCGGCGCAGCGCCCTGCTCCTGTTCGGGCTGGCCACGTTGCCGCTGGCGGGTTCCTCCTACATCAGGCGCGACGGGCTGACCTCCATCCGGCGAAGCTACACCCGCGACGAGCTTTCGCGCGTGCTGCCGCCCGGTTGGCAAGCACACCCCCAGGGCCCGTACCGGAACCTGGCAATCTGGCACGCCGAGGCACGGATGGCACCATGA
- the sigK gene encoding ECF RNA polymerase sigma factor SigK, with protein MSSHLPGGTDQTAAPSTEDLMLRIAAGNENAFEELYDRHAPQVFGLVRRILKDQAQSEEVAQEVFVEAWQQAARFDAARGKAITWLLTLAHRRAVDRVRASQASKDRDLREGIKDFQASYDDVEETAIAHDEGRRVVRALEQLSENQRDAIQLAYFGGYTHLEVAELLKIPVGTAKTRIRDGMNKLRDLMGVA; from the coding sequence ATGAGCTCACATCTACCCGGGGGAACGGACCAAACCGCCGCGCCCTCCACCGAAGACCTGATGCTCCGGATCGCGGCAGGCAACGAGAACGCCTTCGAGGAACTCTACGACCGCCACGCACCCCAGGTCTTCGGCCTGGTTCGCCGGATCCTGAAGGACCAGGCGCAAAGCGAGGAAGTGGCCCAAGAGGTGTTTGTCGAAGCCTGGCAGCAGGCGGCGCGCTTTGACGCGGCCCGCGGCAAGGCAATCACCTGGCTGCTGACCCTGGCGCACCGCCGGGCGGTTGACAGGGTTCGGGCCAGCCAAGCCAGCAAGGACCGTGACCTGCGCGAAGGCATCAAGGACTTCCAGGCGAGCTACGATGACGTTGAGGAAACGGCGATCGCGCACGATGAAGGCCGCCGCGTGGTCCGGGCCCTGGAGCAGCTCAGCGAGAATCAGCGCGATGCCATCCAACTGGCATATTTTGGCGGCTACACCCACCTTGAGGTGGCCGAGCTGCTCAAGATCCCGGTGGGAACCGCGAAAACACGAATACGCGACGGAATGAACAAACTTCGAGACCTGATGGGAGTGGCGTGA
- a CDS encoding type III polyketide synthase gives MPVMLRTIQTAVPPTILYQDKARDVFGAQPGLTRLGQRLINTSFDSAQISTRHTAVTEFTTETVAENPLFFDAESGLLLSPSTKERNEVFVATAPGLYIESAQKALDACPDLGPEDVTHVITVSCTGFYNPGPDYQLVRALGLRPSTQRYHLGFMGCYAAFPALRAAKSFCEADPDSVVLVVCAELCSIHVRSSNDPDAIMGSALFADGAAAAIVTARPHSGAGLRLDHFETVLTPVGEEAMAWNIGDEGFEMVLGTYVPHIIDDHIIGALAPLLALDDSVGPDYADIEHWGIHPGGRAILDRVQKRLELSDGQLVPARRVLNDYGNMSSATVMFVLKDIMDENLSKESASGQRVCSMAFGPGLTVETALMTLDTGQRG, from the coding sequence ATGCCGGTGATGCTCAGAACCATCCAAACAGCCGTTCCGCCCACCATCCTGTACCAAGACAAGGCCAGGGACGTTTTTGGTGCCCAACCCGGGTTGACCCGGTTGGGCCAGCGCCTGATCAACACGTCATTTGATTCCGCCCAGATCTCCACCCGGCACACCGCGGTCACCGAGTTCACCACCGAGACGGTGGCCGAGAACCCGCTGTTCTTCGATGCGGAATCCGGGCTCCTGCTCAGTCCCAGCACCAAGGAACGCAACGAGGTCTTTGTGGCCACCGCCCCGGGGCTCTACATCGAGTCGGCGCAAAAGGCCCTCGATGCCTGCCCCGACCTCGGCCCGGAGGATGTCACCCACGTGATCACGGTGTCCTGCACCGGCTTCTACAACCCCGGCCCCGACTACCAATTGGTCAGGGCGCTGGGCCTGCGCCCCTCCACGCAGCGCTACCACCTGGGATTCATGGGCTGCTACGCCGCGTTCCCGGCCTTGCGTGCGGCCAAGAGCTTCTGCGAGGCCGACCCGGACTCCGTGGTGCTGGTGGTCTGCGCCGAGCTGTGCTCGATCCACGTGCGCAGCTCCAACGACCCGGACGCCATCATGGGCTCGGCACTTTTCGCCGACGGGGCCGCCGCGGCCATCGTCACGGCCCGCCCGCATTCCGGGGCGGGCCTGCGGCTGGACCACTTCGAGACAGTGCTGACCCCGGTGGGCGAGGAGGCCATGGCCTGGAACATCGGTGACGAGGGCTTCGAGATGGTCCTGGGGACCTACGTCCCGCACATCATCGACGACCACATCATTGGCGCCCTGGCTCCGTTGCTGGCCCTCGACGATTCGGTGGGCCCCGACTACGCGGACATCGAGCACTGGGGCATCCACCCCGGAGGCCGGGCGATCCTTGACCGCGTGCAAAAGCGCCTCGAACTGAGCGACGGGCAATTGGTGCCGGCCCGCCGGGTGCTGAACGACTACGGGAACATGTCCAGCGCCACGGTGATGTTCGTGCTCAAGGACATCATGGACGAAAACCTCTCCAAGGAATCGGCATCCGGCCAGCGTGTCTGCTCCATGGCCTTCGGCCCCGGGCTCACCGTCGAGACCGCGCTGATGACCCTCGACACCGGGCAGCGGGGCTAA
- a CDS encoding HNH endonuclease family protein has translation MKHLISFILTVLILTGSLVVDPAAMDGPAPPKAASGASASISVPAAKAKPKAPAGVAKTRPGAKLDGPSAMTVLNTLPVKGKAPATGYDRNKKFGNGWKDFNRNKCDERQDTLKRDLSKVKYKDARKCQLASGILADSYTGTTIKWKVNSGSVDIDHVVALKNVWISGGQKLSQDQRLAVANDPLNLMASQASANRSKGDANAAEWLPTHKPFRCQYVATQVSVKKKYALSVTAAEKAAMKRVLNSCPKQKAAKVAPIKVVAAKAPAPAPKNTAAPTGKQPTSVAKPKQVSPGAYCAKADRGAKGVGKKNGKSYTCKTSSSDTRLRWR, from the coding sequence TTGAAACACCTGATTTCCTTTATTCTCACCGTGTTGATCCTGACCGGTTCCTTGGTCGTGGACCCCGCCGCCATGGATGGACCTGCACCGCCGAAGGCTGCGAGCGGTGCCTCGGCATCCATCAGCGTTCCCGCCGCGAAGGCCAAGCCCAAGGCACCAGCCGGGGTCGCAAAGACCCGCCCGGGCGCCAAGCTCGATGGCCCTTCCGCTATGACCGTCCTGAATACCTTGCCGGTCAAGGGCAAGGCGCCGGCTACCGGGTATGACCGGAACAAGAAGTTCGGCAACGGTTGGAAAGACTTCAATCGAAACAAGTGCGACGAGCGCCAGGACACCCTCAAGCGAGACCTGTCGAAGGTGAAGTACAAGGACGCCAGGAAATGCCAGCTGGCCTCGGGCATCCTGGCGGATTCCTACACCGGAACCACGATCAAGTGGAAGGTGAACAGCGGATCCGTTGACATCGACCACGTGGTTGCGCTGAAAAACGTCTGGATTTCCGGGGGCCAGAAGCTGTCCCAGGACCAGCGGCTGGCGGTCGCCAACGACCCGTTGAACCTGATGGCTTCGCAGGCTTCCGCGAACCGGTCCAAGGGCGATGCCAATGCCGCCGAATGGTTGCCGACCCACAAACCTTTCCGTTGCCAGTACGTGGCCACCCAAGTCAGCGTGAAGAAAAAGTATGCACTTTCGGTGACCGCTGCCGAGAAGGCCGCCATGAAGCGCGTTCTCAACTCCTGCCCGAAACAAAAGGCCGCGAAGGTGGCGCCGATCAAGGTGGTTGCGGCCAAGGCTCCGGCCCCCGCCCCGAAGAACACCGCGGCACCGACCGGGAAGCAGCCGACCAGCGTGGCCAAGCCCAAGCAGGTGTCGCCCGGCGCCTACTGCGCGAAGGCCGACAGGGGAGCCAAGGGCGTCGGCAAGAAGAACGGCAAGAGCTACACCTGCAAGACCAGCAGCTCCGACACCCGATTGCGTTGGCGGTAG
- a CDS encoding fasciclin domain-containing protein: protein MKRMNSRFSAALGLIAIATVGLTACSAGTGTSESMAPSSSAASSSAAPAPSSSTMASESAMDPAANLVGSGCAAYAKAVPSGEGSVAGMAKDPVAVAASNNPLLKTLTAAVSGKLNPKVDLVDTLNGGEFTVFAPVDEAFAAIPDKDLKAVVADADMLSNILTYHVVPGQIAPSDIAGSHTTVEGQDLKVTGSGDKLMVNGASVICGGVQTANATVYLVDTVLMPPAKK from the coding sequence ATGAAGCGCATGAACAGCAGGTTTTCCGCAGCACTTGGACTGATCGCGATTGCCACCGTGGGACTGACCGCTTGCTCGGCAGGCACCGGGACCAGCGAGTCGATGGCACCGTCCTCCTCGGCGGCATCCTCCAGTGCAGCGCCCGCACCCAGCAGCTCGACGATGGCCAGCGAGTCGGCCATGGACCCGGCAGCCAACCTCGTGGGCTCCGGCTGCGCCGCCTACGCGAAGGCCGTGCCCAGTGGAGAGGGGTCGGTTGCCGGAATGGCGAAGGATCCCGTGGCCGTTGCAGCCTCGAACAACCCGCTGCTCAAGACCCTCACCGCGGCGGTGTCAGGCAAGCTCAACCCGAAGGTCGACCTGGTCGACACCCTCAACGGCGGCGAGTTCACCGTCTTTGCCCCGGTTGACGAGGCATTTGCCGCCATCCCGGACAAGGACCTCAAGGCAGTGGTCGCCGACGCCGATATGCTCAGCAACATCCTGACCTACCACGTGGTTCCCGGCCAGATCGCCCCGAGCGACATCGCCGGCAGCCACACCACCGTCGAAGGACAGGACCTCAAGGTCACCGGCAGCGGCGACAAGCTCATGGTCAACGGCGCATCGGTGATCTGCGGAGGCGTCCAGACCGCCAACGCCACCGTCTACCTGGTGGACACCGTGCTGATGCCCCCGGCCAAGAAGTAG
- a CDS encoding molybdopterin-dependent oxidoreductase: MTKFPATRPRGTGAYGLAGFTSAAVLFSVAQLVSAFFATASAPLVAMGSTFIDLTPPWLKDFAISVFGTNDKLALFISIGVVVAVASVLLGILAKRSFAAAAACIVLLAVAIGGAVLSRPATGLVDLTPIILGAVAGLACLRWLTTLVAKDRAPVSGAVPVAGSSRRNFLLGTALSLIGAAVAAGVGQSLATARNIADSARSALGLPVAKVPVKAPPADAQVEVAGMPQFITPNKDFYRIDTALSVPRINPADWSLRVHGMVEKEFTMGFEELLAQDLVESYLTLTCVSNPVGGQLVGNAKWLGYPLRRLLERAVPRDGADMVLSTSIDGFSASTPLEVLTDDRMALLAVGMNGEPLPLEHGFPVRMVVPGLYGYVSATKWVVDLEVTRFADKVAYWTTRGWSDHGPIKLSSRVDVPRSFARVPAGKVAMGGTAWAQTRGISKVQVQIDDGDWTDAELGAEASVDTWRQWRYVWDGGSSGNHVVSVRAFDGQGEMQTSEQANPAPNGSSGWQRVQFSVG; this comes from the coding sequence ATGACCAAGTTTCCAGCGACAAGGCCGCGGGGCACTGGGGCCTACGGGCTCGCGGGCTTCACCTCGGCCGCGGTGCTTTTTTCCGTGGCCCAATTGGTGTCGGCCTTCTTCGCCACCGCCTCGGCTCCCCTGGTGGCCATGGGCTCGACGTTCATCGACCTGACCCCGCCATGGCTCAAGGACTTCGCCATCTCCGTCTTCGGCACCAACGACAAGTTGGCGTTGTTCATCTCCATCGGCGTTGTCGTGGCGGTCGCCTCGGTCCTCCTGGGGATCCTGGCCAAACGCAGTTTCGCCGCGGCCGCCGCCTGCATCGTGCTGCTCGCCGTGGCCATTGGAGGTGCGGTCCTGTCCCGGCCCGCCACCGGGCTTGTCGACCTGACCCCCATCATCCTGGGCGCGGTTGCGGGCCTGGCCTGTCTGCGCTGGCTGACCACGCTTGTTGCCAAGGACCGGGCGCCGGTTTCCGGGGCGGTTCCGGTCGCGGGCTCCTCGCGCCGGAACTTCCTGCTGGGCACCGCGCTGTCCCTGATTGGCGCGGCCGTGGCCGCCGGGGTCGGGCAATCCCTGGCCACGGCAAGGAACATTGCGGATTCGGCCCGGTCCGCCCTCGGGCTGCCCGTGGCCAAGGTTCCGGTCAAGGCGCCGCCGGCCGACGCACAGGTCGAGGTCGCGGGCATGCCGCAATTCATCACGCCGAACAAGGATTTCTACCGGATCGACACCGCACTTTCGGTGCCGAGGATCAACCCGGCCGACTGGTCGCTGCGGGTGCACGGGATGGTGGAGAAGGAATTCACCATGGGCTTCGAGGAACTGCTGGCCCAGGACCTGGTGGAAAGCTACCTGACGCTGACCTGCGTTTCGAACCCCGTCGGCGGCCAGCTCGTGGGCAACGCCAAGTGGCTGGGTTACCCGTTGCGCAGGCTGCTGGAGCGGGCGGTGCCCCGGGACGGCGCGGACATGGTGCTGTCGACCTCGATTGACGGCTTCAGCGCCTCGACACCGCTGGAGGTGCTCACCGACGACCGCATGGCACTGCTGGCGGTGGGGATGAACGGGGAACCGCTGCCGCTGGAGCACGGGTTCCCGGTCCGCATGGTGGTTCCCGGCCTCTATGGATACGTCTCGGCCACCAAGTGGGTCGTGGACCTGGAGGTCACCCGATTCGCGGACAAGGTCGCCTACTGGACCACGCGTGGATGGTCCGACCACGGTCCCATCAAGCTTTCCTCGCGGGTCGACGTGCCGCGGTCCTTCGCCCGCGTCCCGGCCGGAAAGGTTGCCATGGGCGGAACCGCCTGGGCGCAGACCCGCGGCATTTCCAAGGTCCAGGTGCAAATCGACGACGGAGACTGGACGGACGCGGAACTGGGCGCCGAGGCCTCCGTGGACACCTGGCGCCAGTGGCGCTATGTGTGGGACGGCGGATCCTCGGGAAACCATGTGGTCAGCGTCCGGGCCTTTGACGGGCAGGGTGAAATGCAAACCAGCGAGCAGGCCAACCCGGCACCCAATGGATCCAGCGGATGGCAGCGCGTCCAGTTTTCGGTTGGCTAA
- a CDS encoding GntR family transcriptional regulator, with amino-acid sequence MAGLGKSDPGSDRTWPAAYQRRLSSVFASLGDEGRAKRVEDRMVSGIAAGSLLDGDRLPSESELAASLGVATMTAREVLVSLRARGLVKTTRGREVGTFITLPRGDRTSILQDRLAAMSRVELRDLAIHYMAIASTEAELAANAADEHDVVIRRQVLEGRMEGHGARGTVVGGFLLELAAEPVGADHA; translated from the coding sequence GTGGCCGGCCTCGGCAAATCCGATCCTGGTAGCGACCGAACCTGGCCTGCTGCGTACCAGCGCCGGCTCTCCTCCGTCTTCGCGTCGCTGGGAGACGAGGGTCGTGCCAAGCGCGTCGAGGACCGCATGGTTTCGGGTATTGCCGCAGGCAGCCTGCTCGATGGGGACCGGCTGCCCAGCGAGTCCGAGCTGGCTGCCTCCCTCGGGGTGGCCACCATGACAGCACGCGAAGTGCTGGTCTCCCTGCGCGCCCGGGGACTGGTGAAGACCACCCGAGGACGTGAGGTCGGCACTTTCATCACGCTGCCCCGGGGCGACCGGACCAGCATCCTGCAAGACCGGCTGGCGGCCATGAGCCGGGTTGAATTGCGGGACCTGGCGATCCACTACATGGCCATCGCCTCCACGGAGGCCGAGCTTGCGGCGAATGCCGCCGATGAACACGACGTGGTGATCCGGCGTCAGGTGCTGGAAGGCAGGATGGAGGGCCATGGCGCACGCGGAACAGTGGTGGGTGGCTTCCTGCTTGAGCTGGCCGCTGAGCCAGTCGGCGCGGATCACGCGTGA
- a CDS encoding anti-sigma factor, with the protein MDKQKNELTGSFALNALNDAEREELLRDAEASQDVRQEVEAMQETAALLGLSAAPVAPPARVKANIMSAIRNTPQLPPAAAPHQAQDAAAEAATDHAPESATETGPDPLPRISPPAPARGSRRMFALAAGVLLVAAGALGGVVANQNAQQQKLEDQLAALNTKQAELTRILSAADVRSKTQELDNGARVTLAYSATEGMMAVTTAGLPALPSDKGYELWLISGTGAVSAGMVDGAKADGMVMVSGSMQGVTHFGITVEPASGSPAPTSDPILVQAL; encoded by the coding sequence ATGGACAAGCAGAAGAACGAGCTGACCGGCAGCTTCGCCCTGAACGCCCTGAATGATGCGGAACGCGAGGAACTGCTCCGGGACGCCGAAGCCTCCCAGGACGTCCGCCAGGAAGTGGAGGCAATGCAGGAAACCGCCGCGCTTCTGGGGCTTTCCGCCGCACCCGTTGCACCCCCGGCCCGGGTCAAGGCGAACATCATGTCCGCCATCCGCAACACCCCGCAGCTGCCGCCCGCTGCCGCCCCGCACCAGGCTCAGGACGCGGCCGCCGAGGCCGCAACGGACCACGCCCCGGAATCCGCGACGGAAACCGGCCCCGATCCACTCCCGCGGATCTCGCCACCCGCCCCGGCGAGGGGCAGCCGGCGGATGTTTGCCCTGGCGGCCGGCGTGCTGCTGGTTGCCGCCGGCGCCTTGGGCGGAGTGGTGGCCAACCAGAACGCCCAGCAGCAAAAACTCGAGGACCAACTGGCCGCGCTGAACACGAAGCAGGCCGAGCTGACGCGCATCCTGAGTGCCGCGGATGTCAGGTCCAAGACCCAGGAACTTGACAACGGGGCCAGGGTCACCCTGGCCTACTCGGCCACCGAGGGCATGATGGCGGTGACCACCGCCGGTTTGCCCGCGCTGCCCAGCGACAAGGGGTATGAGCTTTGGCTGATCTCCGGCACGGGAGCCGTCTCCGCGGGAATGGTCGACGGTGCCAAGGCCGATGGCATGGTGATGGTTTCCGGCTCGATGCAGGGCGTGACGCACTTCGGGATCACGGTGGAACCGGCATCCGGCTCGCCGGCACCGACGTCCGACCCGATCCTGGTCCAGGCACTCTGA
- a CDS encoding RNase H family protein, whose protein sequence is MQAPRPMPPATRFIPAVQAVTERSGVTVEVVPHNQNLFWAVVRTQAIEVVGQRCGVLPVHESGHKLGVLMAHIDKAIRAVRCNAAESVFCDNVLLEGHLRLPEALARMGFEVSEQFRPLVGALAASALLRESIDDFHSELTITTDASRSWHSPLMGHGWILDYGRGSSPTINAYAATGKEILQGELNSIHYALLDASRYREDLFAGRVRFHIRSDSLMAIDLLNNPASHARSRSQAARSIVHKIHELLSRSEVRYSWVKAHSGDPMNELADRLALVARRCYAADITTGERQRLMLQIAAEGVDLGKVLPLRTGRYFQFQ, encoded by the coding sequence ATGCAGGCACCACGCCCCATGCCTCCTGCCACGCGGTTCATCCCCGCCGTCCAAGCGGTCACCGAACGCTCCGGGGTCACCGTCGAGGTGGTGCCCCACAACCAGAACCTCTTCTGGGCCGTCGTGCGGACCCAGGCCATCGAGGTGGTTGGCCAGCGGTGCGGGGTGCTTCCCGTCCACGAATCCGGGCACAAGCTCGGCGTACTCATGGCGCACATCGACAAGGCCATTCGTGCGGTGCGTTGCAACGCGGCGGAATCCGTCTTTTGCGACAATGTGCTGCTCGAGGGACATTTGAGGTTGCCCGAGGCGCTGGCACGGATGGGCTTCGAGGTCTCCGAGCAATTCCGGCCGCTGGTTGGAGCCCTCGCCGCCAGCGCCCTGCTGCGCGAAAGCATCGACGACTTCCATTCCGAACTGACGATCACCACGGACGCCTCGCGCAGTTGGCACAGCCCGTTGATGGGCCACGGCTGGATCCTTGACTACGGCAGGGGCTCGTCGCCAACGATCAATGCCTATGCGGCCACCGGCAAGGAAATACTGCAAGGCGAATTGAACTCGATCCACTATGCCCTGCTGGATGCCAGCAGGTACCGCGAGGATCTGTTCGCCGGACGGGTTCGTTTCCACATTCGATCCGATTCCCTCATGGCCATCGACCTGCTCAACAATCCGGCCAGCCACGCACGCAGCAGGTCGCAGGCGGCCAGGTCCATCGTGCACAAGATCCACGAGCTGTTATCCCGGTCAGAGGTTCGGTACAGCTGGGTCAAGGCGCACTCGGGCGATCCCATGAACGAGCTGGCCGACAGGTTGGCGCTGGTGGCCAGGCGTTGTTACGCGGCGGACATCACCACCGGCGAACGCCAGCGCTTGATGCTGCAAATCGCTGCGGAGGGCGTGGATCTGGGCAAGGTGCTGCCCTTGCGCACCGGCCGCTACTTCCAGTTCCAATGA
- a CDS encoding MFS transporter: protein MAVTTILKGTPTRSGTPTTRRNWGIVLMLLIFSMLNFADKAAIGLASKPIRESMDLSASQYGLLSSAFFWLFAIGAVVLTAVFRKISYTWAVGILMFTWILTMLPLTTQTTFGVLLASRIALGFFEGPAHALCQSIVHGLFPAEKRATAGAVVTAGTSLGPLISAPVLTWIILRWDWHASFIFLVGVSLAWIVTWFFFADRLPFRKRIDTDEEKKAETAIDPNGDIDVPFYRLLMLPSFWGLALLSFAGYLITSLKVTWLPAFMNEGLGYSMKTVGTLVAIPYVSAMVILLGTGMFSGWLIKRGFSSRVARSFLTSACLLFAGVCMITFTQLPSGPLQLLLVVCAFSINSIAFAIGFAGASDFLPAHQRAAFFGCIVAAYSVAGMVAPYVLGLIVENAPTPAEGYSNGFFIVGIVICVFGVAGGLMLNPARARARLLELTAIHAIRKQAAQ, encoded by the coding sequence GTGGCGGTTACCACGATCCTCAAGGGCACCCCCACCCGGTCAGGCACACCAACCACCCGACGAAACTGGGGCATCGTTCTGATGCTCCTGATTTTTTCCATGCTCAATTTTGCCGACAAGGCAGCGATCGGCCTGGCCAGCAAGCCGATCCGGGAAAGCATGGATCTCAGCGCCAGCCAGTACGGCCTGCTCTCCAGTGCGTTCTTCTGGCTCTTTGCCATTGGAGCCGTGGTGCTGACCGCGGTGTTCCGCAAGATCTCCTACACCTGGGCCGTGGGCATCCTCATGTTCACCTGGATCTTGACGATGCTGCCACTGACCACGCAGACCACGTTCGGTGTCCTGCTGGCAAGCCGCATCGCCCTCGGGTTCTTTGAAGGTCCCGCACATGCCTTGTGCCAATCCATCGTTCACGGGCTCTTCCCGGCCGAGAAGCGGGCAACGGCCGGCGCCGTGGTTACCGCAGGAACCTCGCTTGGCCCGCTGATCTCGGCCCCGGTACTGACCTGGATCATCCTCCGATGGGACTGGCACGCGTCGTTCATCTTCCTGGTCGGTGTCAGCCTGGCCTGGATCGTGACGTGGTTCTTCTTCGCGGACCGCCTTCCGTTCAGGAAGCGGATCGATACCGACGAGGAGAAGAAGGCGGAAACCGCCATCGACCCCAACGGAGACATCGACGTCCCGTTCTACCGCCTGCTGATGCTCCCCAGCTTCTGGGGCCTGGCCCTGCTCTCCTTTGCCGGATACCTGATCACCTCGCTCAAGGTCACCTGGCTGCCGGCCTTCATGAACGAAGGCCTGGGCTATTCCATGAAAACCGTCGGCACGCTTGTGGCAATCCCCTACGTTTCGGCCATGGTGATCCTGCTCGGTACAGGCATGTTCTCCGGATGGTTGATCAAGCGCGGATTCTCCTCCCGGGTGGCCCGCTCGTTCCTCACCTCCGCTTGCCTGCTGTTCGCCGGGGTCTGCATGATCACTTTCACCCAGCTCCCCTCCGGCCCGTTGCAGCTGTTGCTGGTGGTTTGCGCATTCTCCATCAACTCGATCGCCTTCGCGATCGGTTTCGCCGGGGCCTCGGACTTCCTGCCGGCCCACCAGCGCGCGGCATTCTTTGGCTGCATCGTCGCCGCCTACTCCGTGGCGGGCATGGTCGCCCCCTACGTGCTGGGATTGATCGTTGAAAACGCCCCCACTCCTGCCGAGGGATACTCCAACGGGTTCTTCATCGTCGGCATCGTCATTTGCGTCTTCGGCGTTGCCGGCGGCCTCATGCTGAACCCGGCCCGCGCCAGGGCCCGCCTCCTGGAGCTCACCGCGATCCACGCCATTCGCAAGCAAGCAGCCCAATGA
- a CDS encoding FAD-dependent oxidoreductase produces the protein MIDVAIAGGGPSGLALAILLLESGHRVKVIESRTAIGEHSRAIGIHPPGLAVLDRLGVGADAAARGVAIGHGVGISRGRIVAELSFGSIDAEHRFVLSLPQNDTVALLRARLRSLDPQALATGTAFTSHEVHDGRVLAHTRDADGNRDIVRCRFLVGADGTRSDVRRVAGVPLAGRRLPDTYLMGDFPESTRFGSIAALFLHEHGITESFPLPGNMRRWVCWIRDSETASLPELIIRRTGHTVDGDRNSMLSRFKTANLAVHSMNPGDVLLIGDAAHEISPIGGQGMTLGLLDAAGLAGILDAALGGRISGTGLREELDAFSRVRLAAARRAALQAHVNMGLGRPLWRPATGVRDALARALFASDRFSAAVASTFTMTRGQGGR, from the coding sequence ATGATCGATGTGGCCATCGCCGGCGGCGGGCCCAGCGGCCTGGCCCTGGCGATCCTGCTGCTGGAATCCGGACACCGGGTGAAGGTGATCGAATCCAGGACCGCGATCGGCGAGCACTCCCGGGCCATCGGCATCCATCCCCCGGGCCTGGCGGTGCTTGACCGGCTGGGGGTCGGTGCCGATGCGGCGGCACGCGGGGTGGCGATCGGGCACGGGGTGGGCATCTCGCGCGGCCGGATCGTGGCCGAGCTGTCCTTCGGATCCATCGACGCGGAGCACCGTTTCGTGCTCTCGCTGCCGCAAAACGACACCGTCGCGCTGTTGCGGGCACGGCTGCGCTCGCTGGATCCGCAAGCACTGGCAACCGGAACCGCGTTCACTTCCCATGAGGTGCACGACGGGCGGGTGCTCGCGCACACGCGGGACGCCGACGGGAACCGGGACATCGTGCGGTGCCGCTTCCTCGTCGGGGCCGACGGCACGCGCTCGGACGTGCGCCGGGTTGCCGGGGTTCCGCTTGCCGGCCGCCGACTGCCGGACACCTACCTGATGGGCGATTTCCCCGAGAGCACCCGATTCGGGTCCATCGCCGCGTTGTTCCTGCACGAGCACGGGATCACCGAGTCCTTTCCGCTGCCCGGCAACATGCGGCGCTGGGTGTGCTGGATCCGGGATTCGGAGACCGCGTCGCTGCCCGAGCTCATCATTCGGCGGACCGGGCACACTGTGGATGGGGACCGGAACTCGATGCTCAGCCGGTTCAAGACCGCAAACCTTGCGGTTCACTCCATGAATCCCGGGGACGTCCTGCTCATCGGGGACGCAGCCCACGAGATCAGCCCCATCGGAGGGCAGGGCATGACCCTTGGCCTGCTTGATGCAGCCGGCCTCGCAGGGATCCTGGATGCCGCATTGGGCGGGCGGATATCCGGGACCGGCCTCCGGGAGGAATTGGATGCCTTCTCCCGGGTCCGGTTGGCCGCGGCCCGCCGCGCAGCGCTGCAGGCTCACGTGAACATGGGGTTGGGCAGGCCGTTGTGGCGTCCGGCAACGGGTGTGCGCGATGCCCTGGCACGGGCCTTGTTTGCCTCGGACAGGTTTTCCGCCGCGGTTGCCTCCACTTTCACGATGACCCGCGGCCAGGGCGGCCGGTAA